The DNA window AAGGACGGTTGGACGAAGATGTCCACGGCATAGGGCAGGTTCGACAGGAAGGGGATGGCGATCGAGAGGTCCCGGACCGAGTGGCGCGTGCGCCTGGGGCGGTCGTCGAAATCGACGCTCCCCCCGACGATGCGGATGTTGTTGAGGGAATACCGGAGGGGCGCGCCCCCTTCGGACGGCTGGGAGGCGGACTCGCCGAGGAGGTCGGAGAAATTGTAGGTCGAGTCTCCGTTGCGGACGACGGTGACGCTCGGGGAGCGCAGGAGGATCTCCCGGAGAACCGGCCCGCGCCGGAGGAGGGAGGCGGCCTGGAGGTTCAGGTACAGCTCCTCGAAGGCGACGAACGGCCCCGCGCCGGCGCGATCCTCCATGGAAAACCCTTCCACGCGGGCCGAAAGGGCGAAGGGGTTGATCCGGATCGCCCGGATCGCAACGGGACGGTGGAACTTTTCGGAGAGCCGCTTGACCAGGACCGACTTGACGATGGGCGGCAGGATGAGGAACCCGACGATCGCGTAGACCGCCAGGGCGACGGCGGGCCACAGGACGAACCGTCTCAGGAAAGGTTTTCCGGCCAGCGCCTTGAGGTCCACGAGACCGCCTCCGTTCCGCACCGTCGCCCCATTATCCCCGTTTCCCGTCCTCTGGACAAAGACGAATCTATGCGGGTGGACAAACCAGGGAGGCCGACCGGATCTCGTACCCGGTCCTTTCGCTTCGAAGACCACGCGGAATTGGGCTAAGATCCTATATTGTTACCTACAATGAGGGGGTGCATCCCATGGGAAGCGGGACGCGTCAGGCCAATTTCGTACTGCCCGAGGATCTGTTGGAGGAACTGAAAGCCAACGTCTCGCCGAGACAGCAAAGCCGATTCGTCGCCGAGGCCTTGAAAAAGGAGCTGCGGCGCGTCCGCCTTGCCAAGGTGATCGAGACGAGCTTCGGGGCCTGGAAGGAAACAGACCACCCCGAGCTTGCGAGGGGCGCGGAGACGTTCGTCCGGCGCCTTCGGAAATCGACGCGTACCAGGCGGCGACGTTGACGAACACCCTCGTCGACACGGATATCCTCATCCATTTCTTGAGGGGGAAGAGGAAGGCAAAGGATTTCCTCTCCATGCTCCTGGATGAATCGAACATCTGTTGCTCGGCGATCGCCGTGGCGGAAATTGCCGCCGGCATGCGCGCCGCCGAGGAGGAACGGACGAAAGCGCTCCTGGACCAGTTAGAGGTCCTGGCCGTGACCCGGGACGTCGCAGAGAAGGCCGGGTCATACAAACGCAGCATCAGGGGGCACAGCCTGGAGCTTGACGATTGCCTGGTCGCAGCGACGGCCTTTGTGCACAGGGCGATTCTTGCCACGGGAAACGGGAAGCACTACCCGAGGAAAGACATCAAGGTAACGGTTGTAGACACGGATTAACCCCTAAGTTTCGAACCCAGTTCCGTCGCGCAACGGGTCAGAATCCGATCCGGAGGTCGTTGGCGCCCGGGTCGGTCTGCTTCCCGGTACCCCTGCCTGTTGCGGTCGGATATACTCAATGGTCAGTGGTGTTGTGTCGGAACCATCCCGCTATCAGCAGCTTTATGCGGAACGGCAGGGAGGATCATTCCGAAGAGATGGCGGCCGAAGGCGGAAACGGAGCCCTTTCGGGGAAACCGGATAGGCCCGCGGTTGCGGGCCCCGATTCCGGTTGGGAAGGGATTTCCGACCTTCTCTCGGGGTTTCGCCCCGACCAGGTCCCGTTCCTTGCGCAAGCTCGCGAACTGGAGCCGACCTATCCGCTTCTCCACGCGCTGGCCCACGGGTCGCTTCGAGACTTCCTCATTCGTGTTGCGGCTCTCGAAGCGCTGATCGCCGACGGAAGGACCCCGTTCACGCCGGCGGAGGTCGCGGAGTCGCTCTACTGGCTGAAGGACCCGGTGCGGGACAGCGTCCTCGCAGCGCTTCGGCGAAGCGGCTGGCTCTCCTTTCGACCCGATTCCGGCTACCGGATCACCGACGCGGGCCGGTTCGTGGCCACGGTCCTGTCCTTCCTGCGGGCCCGGGTGCGGGAGGGGAGCGTCCTTCCGGCCGTCGAGGGAATCGACTACATGCTCAACCTCGGCGTCGATCCCACCATGCAGCTCAAGCTCCTCCGATCCCAGCTCGAGGACCTGCGCACGGAGATGGAGAACGCGAGAAACTCCCATTCCGAGGTCATCCTGCGCGGCGCCGCCGCGCGTCTCCGCGAGACCCTCGAGTGGTCGGAGCGGATCCGGGCCATCCTGGCCCGGGTCACGCTCGACATGGGAGACGCGCGCCGGTCCGCCCATGACGTGCACGATCTCCTGAGCCGGCTGCACGGCGTCGCCGGCGATCTGCACGCGGCGATCACCGAGGTGGGCCGCCAGCATCTGCCCCTTGTCGCCGGGATGACGACCGCCGACATCATCGGGACGCTGATGCGCCTCC is part of the Candidatus Deferrimicrobiaceae bacterium genome and encodes:
- a CDS encoding type II toxin-antitoxin system VapC family toxin, producing the protein MTNTLVDTDILIHFLRGKRKAKDFLSMLLDESNICCSAIAVAEIAAGMRAAEEERTKALLDQLEVLAVTRDVAEKAGSYKRSIRGHSLELDDCLVAATAFVHRAILATGNGKHYPRKDIKVTVVDTD